The genome window GTACCACCGCTCCGCCTTCGTTGAGGAAGTCAGTGTTCCCTCGCGGCAGATCACGGCGAGATCGAGATCGGAATCCGGCCAGGCATCGCCCCTGCCGCGCGAGCCAAACGCCACCAGCGCCAGCACCCCGGGGGCCAGGGCCAGGCGCTGGAGGGCCTGCAGCAGTCGATCGGGATCGAGCCCGGGGCCAAGATCCAGATCGGCGGGCAACGGCCGGGGGGCTGCCCAGGGAAGCGTGCCAGCGGCGGCCACCATTGGTTTGAGCGCCCGATCTGTTCACAAGCTAGCGGCGCTGCCTTGGCGCACCACTTCAACGCACCACTTAGACGCTCCACAATGGCCCCATGAACCGTTCCGCCGATGGCCTTCCCGATGGGGCCCCCACCGACCATTTCGGTCGCTTGCAAAGCGACGACGCCCTTCGCCATGCCCGTGCGCTCCTTGACGCAATCCGTGCTGCGCTGGCCTGAGCCCGAGGAGATCCTGCGCCAGGTGGAAGGCTGGGCCGCTGAGCAGGCCGCTTCCATTCCCTCCCTGCAGCGGGTCGCGGTGTTTGGCAGCTACGGCCGGGGCAGCGCCGGTGTGGGCAGCGACCTCGACCTGCTGCTGATCGATGCGGCCGCCAGCGGCCCCCAGCACGAGCGTCTGCGGGGCTGGCCCCTGGAGCAGCTGCCCCTGAGCTGCGATGCCCTCGTGCTCACCCCCCGCGAGCATGCCGACCTGCTGGCAGAGGGATCCCGGTTTGCCCTTGAGCTGCAACGCGACGCCCGCTGGCTGTGGCCGCCGGCGCTCGCCTCCGAGGCGATCTGATTCAGCCCTGCAAATCGGCCAGCAGTCAATGCCGGCAGAGGGAGTTGATGCGTCTCCGTCGGAGCTGGATCATGAAGTCGTTCGAGCAACGTGGCTTTGCCGTCTCCGTACACCATCGTCACCGCCGCCCGCGACCGCAGCGCCCAGCTGCGCCGCACGGCCGCCTCGATCAGCCGCCATGGCACCCATGCTGAGCATCTGATCGTCGATTGGTCTTCGGATCCGCCGATCACGGCGGCCGATCTGCCCGCCGATGCCCGCCTGCGCCTGCTGCGGGTGGAGGGGGAGCAGCAGTGGTGGCTGAGCCGGGCCTACAACCACGGCTTTGGGCAGGCCCGTCATCCCTGGATCCTCAAGGCCGATGCCGATGCCCTTCTGGAGGAGCCGTTTTTTGCGGGCTTCGATCCGGCGGCCGCCACCCTGCAGATCCGTCAGCTGCCCGGGGGGCTGATGGGTCTGGAGGGCCCCAAGGGCGCGGCCAATCTCGACGACCTGGGGCTGTTCGCCGTCGAACGGCTCGCCTTGGTCGACGTTGGTGGTTTTAACCCCTACCTGTTGGGTTGGGGTTTCGATGACATCGACTTGTTCGAGCGGCTGTTCCTGCGCCCCGGAGCCACCTTGGCCCACCTGGCCCCGGCGGGGGTGAGCAGCCTGCCCCATGGGGTGGCCCTGCGCCTGGGGGCACCGGAGCAGCATCCAGAACCCACCTCCCCCTGGCTCAGGACCTGGGCCCGGCGCTGGCAGGTGCTACGCCAGCAGGCCCACTTGGAGGCCAACCGCACCATGGCGGCGCTCACGCGCTTCAGCCCCGCCGCCCCCGCCGCCAGGCTTGAGGCCTCCGCCTCTGTCTTGCACCGTCTGCCGCCGGCTGTGCTCCTGGAACGGCGCCGCGCCCTGCTGCGCGGCTGGCTGCGGCGGCTGATCGGCCGCCATGGGGCCGCCGTGGCCTCGGCCGTGCCCGCCGCCTGGCTTCCACGCCTGTTGCGCTGGCTGTCGATCAGCGATCTGCCCCGCCTTCCTGCAGCCGCACCACCGCACTGATGCGCTCGATCCAGTCCCGGCGCTCGGCCACGTAGGCCGAGGCCTCGCGGCGCAGGCGCACCCCCAGGTGCGGATGTTGGTGGCTGGGGCTGGCCTCAGGCTCCAGCGCTTGCACCAGCGCCAGCAGCGTGCCGGCCTGGTCGCTCACCAGGTCTTCCAGATCGAGGCTGTGCACCGGAGCGATCTCCCTTGTCCCCTGCTCCAGCCAGCTGAGATGGGCCTGATACTCGGCCATGGTCTGGGCGATGGCGCTCCGCTCGAGCAGTTGGCCGATCGGCAGCCCCTGGTGGGTGGTCACCAGCCCCAGATCGAAGGCGCCCGTGCAACGGGAAAAGTGCAGCGAGGCCATGGCCGCCACTTGATCCCGGCGCCGCAGCCGCACCACCAGCGCTGGCTCTGGCCGCAGGCCAAGGGCCTCAAGCGGTGAGGGGAAGTGTCTGCGCAGCACCTGCTTGAGCGACCCACGTCCCTGCTGGGCCTGCAGTTTCAAAGCGAAAAACGGCGTGCCCGTGAAGCTTGAGCGGGCCGAGCGCTCCTTCACCAGGGTTTGGAGCCAGGCCCGGGAGCCCACCTGACCGAAGCGTCCGAGGATCGAGCGGTAGAGCGGGTTGGGGTTGAGGTATTCGGTGGGCCTGCCGTAGCCCAGTGGCCACAGCAACCGGCAGAGGTGGAAGGAGCCGGAACGCGGGGGCGCCACCACCACCAGCAGACGCTTGGGTTCCTCGATCGCAGCCACCGTCGCTTGGGTGGGGGAGGAGGCATCGAACCAGGGCGACAGCAGCTCCAGCTCCCGCAGCGGCTCCCGCTCGATTCCATTGCCGTCGTTCATCAAAAAGCCACCCGCGAACGGGTGGCCGTGACGTGAGCCGATTGTGCCAAAGGCTCAGACGATGAAGTTGATGTCGGTGGTCTGGAACAGATCCTTGCCACTGATCAGCGTGGTTGTGGCGTGGGCTGCCGTGAAGATGATCGACTGACCACCGTTGGTGATCGAGGCGCTGATCCCCTTGTCGACAACAATCTTGTCGACACCACTGGTGAAGTCGGTGACGGTGTCTTTGCCCCCAACGAAGGAGTGAGCACTGAAGAAGAGGGTGTCGTTGCCGGTTCCCAGGGTGATCAGATCGCTGCCCTTCCCTGCCAGCACCCAGTCGTTGCCTGCTCCGGCATCGATCGTGTCCTTGCCAGAACCGCCGAAGATCTTGTCGTTGCCGTCACCACCAAAGATTTTGTCGTTGCCAGCGCCGCCGTAGATGGTGTCGTTGCCCGCACCGCCTTCGATCGAGTCATTACCCTTGCCGCCACTGATCCAGTCGTCGCCGTCGCCGCCACTGATCAGATCGTTGCCGGATTCGCCCAGCAGGATGTCGTTGCCGTCACCTCCGTTGATCAGGTCATTGCCGGAACCACCGAAGATCAGGTCGTTGCCAGCGCCGCCATCGACAAGGTCATGGCCCTTGCCAGCGAGAATGAAGTCGTTGCCTTGGCCGCCGTTGACCAGATCGCTGCCCTTCTTGGCCGTGATCAGATCGCTATCCGTGGTGCCGCTCAGCAGATCGGACTTGTTGGTGCCAAAGAGGAGGTTGGGGTCGCTGTAGTCGCCCCAATTAATGGGTGGAAGAAGCGGTTCTGACATCGGGCTGCAGCGATGGGTAGCGATAAGCTAAAGGAGATCGGCCTGCGAAGTCAAGCGAGTTAAGTTTTGATTTGCTGACATGCGCCGAACCTGGGTTCTTGACTTACCCCAGAAGCCCAGCTAACTGGAGCGTTGTGAAGGCTCTCGTGTCGGGTGCTACGGGTTTCTCCTTTTTTCATGGAACCCTCAGATTCGTTGGTTCACCGAGCCAAAGGAAGCTTGACGTTCGGCCGCCGCCGCGGGCCCTGAGCTGGGTGAATCCCGATTCGAATGGGCCGTTCAAGGCAAAAAAAAGGCCTCCAGGGGAGGCCGTTGCTTGATTGGTGGGCTGTGCAGGCTTAGCCGATGAAGTTGACCTGTTGAAGATCTGTTGCTGCGAACAGCCCCGACTGACTGGTGACCGTTGTTGTGGCACCACTGGCAACGATGGAAAGAACAACGGACAGACCGTCAGAGCTGATCGTGGCCGTAATTCCGGCGTCGAAGGTGAGTTTGTCAACTCCAGAGGTGAAGTCCTGCCAGATATCGGTTGAGGCGCCGATTTGGTCAGCCGTGTAGTAAAGGGTGTCGATGCCGAGTCCAGTGAAGATGCTGTCGCTGCCCGCACCGCCACGAACCAGATCGTTGCCGCCACCAGAGCTGATCGAATCGTCTCCAGCGCCGCCACGAATGTAGTCGTTCTGGCTGGAGCCGATGATCGAGTCGTTGCCTGTGCCACCGTGGACGTAGTAAGCAAAGCCACCGCCACCCGAAGGTGCTTGGCCACCGGCTGATTGGGCCACAGTCTCGGTCGAGCCAATGGAATCGCCCGAGACTGCGGCAGTCGTGTCAACGACACCGCCGTTGTAAGGAACGGTGGGATCGCCGAGGGTGATCGCTTTGCCGGCATCAGGAATCGGCACACCGGCCGAATCCAAAAGCTGGACGGATTCAACGATGGCACCGTCACCGATAACAGCAACGTTGGCGGCCCCAGTGCCGAGGTTCAGGGTATTGTTCAGGCCGGAAACAACGACGTTGGCTGTCTGTCCTGGTGCCGCATTGGTTGTAGTGAAGGTCTGGCTGCTGCCGGTCAGCTGAACGGGGGCAGTGGTGGCATCGACCGCATTGACATCTGAGCCCGCAGGAACATCTGCTACAGCTGTGGGATCGGTAAATACTGGTGATGAAGGGAGAGTGGGTTCTGACATATTTAATGTTCGAGAGCAATTTGTTGGTGCAACCTTACCACGGGCAACTTAGGTTTCAAGGCCTCCCCCTCGCATTGTTCAGTAAATTCTCTGAAATAGCCAGGGAATGCACGGGATTGCTGATGTCGTGGGGACAATCTCAAATTCGTCCACTTGGCGCGGGAGTGCTTTGGTGCTGGTGCTCAGTAGGTCGAAAATCCAGTCCTGGAGAGGGGTTTGGGGCTGCTCCTCGCTGGGGGAGGGGGTCCGAATGGCGCCTTGATCCTCTTGAGATCTGGTTCACAAGCGCCTTGGCGTGAATGTCAGGGGTTGCTGATGGGGGTCCTCCAGGCGCAAGAGGGGGGGTGATTCGTTTTGAAAATGTATTTTTTACGACGGCAACAGGGCCTCGAAGCGCCTCCGCTCAGGTCGATTCGGTGGCTCGCGCGAACAGCTCCCAGCCGCTGAAGCGCCCCAGCGAGCGGCCTGGCAGTTGGATCAGGCCCACGGGCGCCAGCACCAGGCCTGCGCCCCTCAGTGACGAGCCCAGCAGTGCCGAGCGCAGCAGGAGTGGCAGGTGGCGGCCTGCCGGGCGCTCGATCACGGTCAGATCGATGCGCTCCAGCTCGCTCAGGCGCCGCAAAGGCCGTTCAGCTTGCACCGAGAAGCCCGCGGCACCGAGCGCTTCGGCCACCCGGAATGGATCACGGCTGGCCACGGGGATGACCTCAGGCGGCGTCGTCCAGGCCCCGGCTTCGAGCAGCCAGCGCAGGGCCTCGCCATGGCGCCCCTGGATCAACACCACCCCGGCCTCGACCGTTTTCAGCAGGTTGCGCAACCGAAGCCGCGCATCGAGCGCTGGGGGCTCGGGCCAGCGGCGTCCCAGGCTCGCCCGCCGCTGCAGGCGCAGCCTTTCCCGATCCAGGGAATCCAGGAAGGCCGCGTCGTCGGGCAGGGCTCCGAGTTCCCTCAGGCGTTCGTAGGTGGTCCAGCCGCGGCTGGCCGCCAGGGCGTTGGCGCGCAGCTTGAGGCCCCAGGGGTGGGAGGCCGCGTAGCCCAAGCCGGCTTCAGCGCATTCCAGGGCCTCATCGAGGGCCCCTTGGTCCAGCAGCAGCCTTGCCAGCTGGAACCACATCAGCGGCTGGTCGGGTTGGGCCTTAAGGCTCAGTCGGCTCCAGAGTTCACCCTGGTGGGCGTTGCCACAGGCCCGTTGCACCTGGGCCAGACGCGTGGCGAGCAAGGGATCCTCCAGGGCCTCGCGCATCAGGGGATCGAGGGCCGCCAGGGCCGCCCGCGGGGCCTGGGCCGCCAGCAGCCGCTGGCTCAGCTCCATCAGGGATTGCTTGCCGGGTGAGGGCTCCTCCCGTAGCCGGCGCACCCAGCCCTCCAGCTCGGCGGGGTGGGCCCCCTCATCGAGCCGTTGCTGCAGCCCTTTCCATGTTTCCGACCGCGGCGGCGGCGCGGTCGGGCGTTCGCCCCCTTCGAGCAATTGGAGCGTGGCCTCGCCGATGCCCTCAAGCAGTTGATCGGCGACCGGGGGCAGCAGGCCCCAGGTGCGCCAGCGGGCGGCGGCGGCCGTGGCTCCCACCGCCACCAGCCGCTCGGCCAGCACCTCGCAGTCGGCGGGGTCGGGCTCGCCGGCTAAAGCCGCAGCGGCCAGTCGGTCCAACAGGTCACGGTCGGTGGTCAGGGCGCTCATGGCGTGCTCAGCAGGGCACTCAAGGCTTCGGCGCAACGGAGGGGATCGAGCTGGATGGGTTCCACCAGAGGGCCTTCAAACACCAATTCCCGGTAGAGGTGCGGCGTCTCGGCGGATTGGACGCAGCGGGCATACCGCAACGACTGGAACTGCACGATCCCATGGAAATAGGGCGGGGCGTAACGGGGTTGGTGCAGTTCCAATACCCGTGTTCCCGGCCGAGCGAACACCAGGCTGGCCAGGGCGCCGCCGTGGGGGGCCACCACCAGTTCGCTCTCGGCAAGGGCGGCCGCCTGCTCCTGCAGGCTGAGCGCCCCCAGGTCGATCGGCTCCAGCGCCAGCCCCAGCTGCTCAAGGTGCTCCAGCAGGGCCGCTTCGCCCCATACCGGCCGCCTGGCCGAGGCACCCCGCCCCAGCCACAGCCGCCGCCGACCAGCTGGCCCCTGATCGCCCGGCAGCAGCCGTTGGCGCAGCCAGTGCTGGGCCTGCGCCGAAGGCCAGCCAAAGCGACCGGCGTAGGCAGGCACCAGGAGCCGTTCCGCCCGGATATGGGGATGGACTCGGGCGTCGATCAGCTGGGCGGGATCCAGGCCCAGCAGCGTGCTGAGCACGCCCAGGCGCTGGGGGTCGTTGCCGCCGTTGTGCCAGATGTGCAGTTCCGCCCGCTCCGCGGGATCAAGGGCCTCCAGGGCCAGCCCCAGCCGCGGCAGCTGCTCCAGGAGCCAGTGGTAGTGGATCTCGGCCGAAAGATCCGCCACCGCCAGCACGCTGCCAGCCAGTTCCAGCGGTTCGCCGCCGGGCTCGGGTTCCGCAGCTGCCTCCAGTTCGGCCGCCGGAGCCCAGGCCGCCTCGGCGCAGGCCGGCCAGGCCTGGGGGTAGCGGCGGCAGAGGTCGGCGCGCCGGTTTCCGTCCCGATCCGCCACCACCACCGCTCCGCTGGAGCCCCAGGGGTTGGCGAGGGGCGGCCGCAGCCAGGCCCGTCCGCCGGGCAGGCAGGTGGGAGAAGCGCCGCTGTCGGCCCCAAGGGCGGCAAGGGGATCGGTGAAGGGCGGGATCCAGAGCTCGCAGCCGGGGGCCAGCGGCTGCCGCTCCCAGGCCCCCAGGCTGGCGAGGCCGCAGTCCAGGCAGTTGGGCCCGCGGCAGCGCCGACTGACCGCCAGGGGTTCGGGCCGAT of Cyanobium sp. ATX 6F1 contains these proteins:
- a CDS encoding nucleotidyltransferase domain-containing protein; this encodes MVAAAGTLPWAAPRPLPADLDLGPGLDPDRLLQALQRLALAPGVLALVAFGSRGRGDAWPDSDLDLAVICREGTLTSSTKAERWYAYRQTLGPLGCGVDLVVVGFEDAGRLAGSRWHVLGDVAREGQVLYVSG
- a CDS encoding nucleotidyltransferase domain-containing protein; the protein is MRSLTQSVLRWPEPEEILRQVEGWAAEQAASIPSLQRVAVFGSYGRGSAGVGSDLDLLLIDAAASGPQHERLRGWPLEQLPLSCDALVLTPREHADLLAEGSRFALELQRDARWLWPPALASEAI
- a CDS encoding glycosyltransferase family 2 protein; protein product: MALPSPYTIVTAARDRSAQLRRTAASISRHGTHAEHLIVDWSSDPPITAADLPADARLRLLRVEGEQQWWLSRAYNHGFGQARHPWILKADADALLEEPFFAGFDPAAATLQIRQLPGGLMGLEGPKGAANLDDLGLFAVERLALVDVGGFNPYLLGWGFDDIDLFERLFLRPGATLAHLAPAGVSSLPHGVALRLGAPEQHPEPTSPWLRTWARRWQVLRQQAHLEANRTMAALTRFSPAAPAARLEASASVLHRLPPAVLLERRRALLRGWLRRLIGRHGAAVASAVPAAWLPRLLRWLSISDLPRLPAAAPPH
- a CDS encoding Stf0 sulfotransferase family protein, which translates into the protein MNDGNGIEREPLRELELLSPWFDASSPTQATVAAIEEPKRLLVVVAPPRSGSFHLCRLLWPLGYGRPTEYLNPNPLYRSILGRFGQVGSRAWLQTLVKERSARSSFTGTPFFALKLQAQQGRGSLKQVLRRHFPSPLEALGLRPEPALVVRLRRRDQVAAMASLHFSRCTGAFDLGLVTTHQGLPIGQLLERSAIAQTMAEYQAHLSWLEQGTREIAPVHSLDLEDLVSDQAGTLLALVQALEPEASPSHQHPHLGVRLRREASAYVAERRDWIERISAVVRLQEGGADR
- a CDS encoding calcium-binding protein, giving the protein MSEPLLPPINWGDYSDPNLLFGTNKSDLLSGTTDSDLITAKKGSDLVNGGQGNDFILAGKGHDLVDGGAGNDLIFGGSGNDLINGGDGNDILLGESGNDLISGGDGDDWISGGKGNDSIEGGAGNDTIYGGAGNDKIFGGDGNDKIFGGSGKDTIDAGAGNDWVLAGKGSDLITLGTGNDTLFFSAHSFVGGKDTVTDFTSGVDKIVVDKGISASITNGGQSIIFTAAHATTTLISGKDLFQTTDINFIV
- a CDS encoding calcium-binding protein, encoding MSEPTLPSSPVFTDPTAVADVPAGSDVNAVDATTAPVQLTGSSQTFTTTNAAPGQTANVVVSGLNNTLNLGTGAANVAVIGDGAIVESVQLLDSAGVPIPDAGKAITLGDPTVPYNGGVVDTTAAVSGDSIGSTETVAQSAGGQAPSGGGGFAYYVHGGTGNDSIIGSSQNDYIRGGAGDDSISSGGGNDLVRGGAGSDSIFTGLGIDTLYYTADQIGASTDIWQDFTSGVDKLTFDAGITATISSDGLSVVLSIVASGATTTVTSQSGLFAATDLQQVNFIG